The proteins below are encoded in one region of Brevundimonas fontaquae:
- a CDS encoding dicarboxylate/amino acid:cation symporter — translation MSQSRIAAFFTSLSFFVIAALVAGVVVGALAQGSQAAWLTGALGVVESLGQVWLNALRMTVIPLVFSLLVTGIVSIADAAATGRIAVRSLVVFGVLLVGATLYAILAGLGLLAVWPIDPEAGRGLLAGVSAESLATVGEAARTDGLRAFLASLAPANVIKAASDDGVLAVVVFAVAFGFAATRIKAQLRRPLAGFFEAVAETMVVIVHWVLLAAPFGVFALALGVGLRAGLGVAGTLAHYVAIVCLSQIGLILIIYVVAIVWGRISLARFARAVAPAQVVAVSTQSSLASLPVMIERARDWLGVPQTSAGLVLPLAVAVFRITSPVANLAVCLYVAQLHGVELGLGVLIAGGLTAIAVSIASVGLPGQVSFFAAIGPICLAMGLPLGVLPLLLAVEVIPDIFRTVGNVTADLAATRIVAGDGAALVGDEGAPLQ, via the coding sequence ATGAGCCAATCCCGCATCGCCGCCTTCTTCACCTCCCTGAGCTTTTTCGTCATCGCGGCCCTGGTCGCCGGCGTCGTCGTCGGCGCCCTGGCGCAAGGGTCGCAGGCCGCCTGGCTGACCGGCGCCTTGGGCGTGGTCGAGAGCTTGGGCCAGGTGTGGCTGAACGCCCTGCGCATGACCGTCATTCCCCTGGTGTTCAGCCTGCTGGTGACGGGCATCGTGTCGATCGCCGATGCGGCGGCGACGGGCCGGATCGCGGTGCGGTCGCTGGTGGTGTTCGGCGTCCTGCTGGTCGGGGCGACGCTTTATGCGATCCTTGCGGGGCTGGGCCTGCTGGCGGTCTGGCCGATCGATCCCGAGGCGGGGCGTGGGCTGCTGGCGGGCGTCAGCGCCGAATCGCTGGCGACCGTGGGCGAGGCGGCGCGCACCGACGGCCTGCGCGCCTTCCTGGCCAGTCTGGCGCCGGCCAATGTCATCAAGGCGGCGTCCGACGACGGGGTGCTGGCGGTGGTGGTCTTCGCCGTCGCCTTCGGCTTCGCCGCGACGCGGATCAAGGCCCAACTGCGGCGGCCCTTGGCCGGCTTCTTCGAGGCGGTGGCCGAGACCATGGTCGTCATCGTCCACTGGGTGCTGCTGGCCGCGCCGTTCGGTGTATTCGCTTTGGCGCTAGGCGTGGGTTTGCGGGCCGGACTGGGGGTGGCAGGAACGCTGGCCCATTATGTCGCCATCGTCTGCCTGAGCCAGATTGGGCTGATCCTGATCATCTATGTCGTGGCGATCGTGTGGGGACGGATTTCGCTGGCCCGTTTCGCGCGCGCCGTGGCGCCGGCCCAGGTCGTCGCCGTCTCGACCCAGTCGTCGCTGGCCAGCCTGCCGGTCATGATCGAGCGCGCGCGCGACTGGCTGGGCGTGCCGCAGACGTCGGCGGGTCTGGTGCTGCCGCTGGCGGTGGCGGTTTTCCGCATCACCAGCCCGGTCGCCAACCTGGCGGTCTGCCTCTATGTGGCGCAGTTGCACGGGGTGGAGCTGGGGCTCGGCGTGCTGATCGCCGGCGGACTGACGGCCATCGCCGTGTCCATCGCCTCGGTGGGCCTGCCCGGCCAGGTCAGCTTCTTCGCCGCCATCGGCCCAATCTGCTTGGCCATGGGCTTGCCGCTGGGCGTGCTGCCGCTGCTGCTGGCGGTCGAGGTCATCCCCGACATCTTCCGCACCGTCGGCAACGTCACCGCCGACCTGGCCGCGACCCGGATCGTGGCCGGCGACGGCGCAGCTCTTGTCGGAGATGAAGGGGCGCCGTTGCAGTGA
- the greA gene encoding transcription elongation factor GreA, which yields MEKVPMTGEGYRALDDQLKQLKSVERPSVIAAISEAREHGDLSENAEYHAAKERQGWIEGQIAEIEDKISRAQVIDVSKLSGSQVKFGATVTVVDEDTEEEATYQIVGEHEADVKKGKISIASPIARAMISKEVGDVVEVNTPGGVKAYEILKVEWK from the coding sequence ATGGAAAAAGTGCCGATGACGGGCGAGGGCTACCGTGCCCTCGACGATCAACTGAAGCAATTGAAGTCGGTCGAAAGGCCGAGCGTGATCGCCGCCATTTCCGAGGCGCGTGAGCACGGCGACTTGTCCGAAAACGCCGAATACCATGCCGCCAAGGAGCGTCAGGGCTGGATCGAAGGCCAGATCGCCGAAATCGAGGACAAGATCAGCCGCGCCCAGGTCATCGACGTGTCCAAACTGTCGGGCAGTCAGGTCAAGTTCGGCGCCACGGTCACCGTGGTGGACGAGGACACCGAGGAAGAGGCCACCTATCAGATCGTCGGCGAACACGAAGCCGATGTGAAGAAGGGCAAGATCTCGATCGCCTCGCCGATCGCGCGCGCCATGATTTCCAAGGAGGTCGGCGACGTCGTGGAGGTCAACACCCCCGGCGGCGTGAAGGCCTACGAGATCCTCAAGGTCGAGTGGAAGTAA
- a CDS encoding aldo/keto reductase, with amino-acid sequence MTTLTKRKLGSSGLDIAPLVFGGNVFGWTADEATSFALLDAFVEAGFDAIDTADAYSRWVPGHSGGESETIIGKWLKARGRRDDVKILTKVGSDMGQGHNDLSPAWIETAVEASLRRLQTDYIDLYQTHWPDPKMPQEETLRALDKLVQAGKVRAIGTSNHSAEQVAEALDISQREGLAAYATIQPHYNLYSRDTFEGGLQDLAVEKGLGVITYFSLESGFLTGKYKTVDQIAGTKREGMLKDKFDERGVRILAVLDAVAQKSEATSAQVALAWLLAQPGVTAPIVSATSTEQLADTLKAATLMLSDEYVAELMEASGY; translated from the coding sequence ATGACGACCCTCACCAAACGCAAGCTCGGCTCCAGCGGCCTGGACATCGCCCCTCTGGTGTTCGGCGGCAACGTCTTCGGCTGGACGGCGGACGAGGCGACGTCATTCGCCCTGCTGGACGCCTTCGTCGAGGCCGGCTTTGACGCCATCGACACCGCCGACGCCTATTCGCGCTGGGTTCCGGGCCATTCCGGCGGGGAGAGCGAGACGATCATCGGAAAGTGGCTGAAGGCGCGCGGCCGGCGCGACGACGTCAAGATTCTGACCAAGGTCGGATCGGACATGGGCCAGGGCCACAACGACCTGTCGCCGGCCTGGATCGAGACGGCGGTCGAGGCGTCGCTGCGCCGGCTCCAGACCGACTATATCGACCTGTATCAGACCCACTGGCCCGATCCGAAGATGCCGCAGGAGGAGACGCTGCGCGCGCTCGACAAGCTGGTGCAGGCGGGCAAGGTGCGCGCCATCGGCACCTCCAACCATTCGGCCGAACAGGTCGCAGAGGCATTGGATATCTCGCAGCGAGAGGGTCTGGCCGCCTATGCGACGATCCAGCCGCACTACAACCTCTACAGCCGCGACACCTTCGAAGGCGGGTTGCAGGACCTGGCCGTGGAGAAGGGCTTGGGCGTCATCACCTACTTCAGCCTGGAGAGCGGCTTCCTGACCGGCAAATACAAGACCGTCGATCAGATCGCCGGGACCAAGCGCGAGGGCATGCTGAAGGACAAGTTCGACGAGCGCGGCGTGCGCATCCTGGCGGTTCTGGACGCCGTGGCCCAGAAGAGCGAAGCCACCTCGGCCCAGGTCGCCCTGGCCTGGCTGCTGGCCCAGCCGGGCGTGACGGCCCCGATCGTCAGCGCCACCTCGACCGAACAACTGGCCGACACGCTGAAGGCGGCGACCCTGATGCTGTCGGACGAGTACGTGGCGGAACTGATGGAGGCGAGCGGCTACTGA
- a CDS encoding response regulator, translating into MTARILIIEDEALVAMELRFVLEDLGHEVLGVAATAKAARDLVRENEVDLALVDIHLSDGPTGINLGRELGQDMGVSVLFMTANPGMVKEGVAGTIGVLSKPTDEHAVQTAVDYALRRRQGQPVDYAPPGLQLFG; encoded by the coding sequence ATGACCGCGCGTATCCTCATCATCGAAGACGAAGCCCTCGTTGCGATGGAGCTTCGATTCGTGCTGGAAGATCTGGGGCATGAAGTCCTGGGCGTCGCCGCGACCGCAAAGGCCGCGCGCGATCTGGTGCGCGAAAACGAAGTGGATTTGGCCCTGGTCGACATCCACCTGTCCGATGGTCCCACGGGGATCAACTTGGGTCGTGAACTCGGCCAGGACATGGGCGTCTCCGTCCTGTTCATGACGGCCAATCCCGGCATGGTGAAGGAAGGCGTCGCCGGAACGATCGGTGTCCTGTCCAAGCCGACGGATGAACATGCCGTGCAGACCGCCGTGGATTACGCCCTGCGCCGTCGCCAGGGCCAGCCGGTCGACTACGCACCGCCGGGTCTTCAACTCTTCGGGTAA
- a CDS encoding mitochondrial fission ELM1 family protein, with the protein MTPISPVSPLDIWVVSDGRAGIENQALGLAEAVQRLTPAKITIKPVRWRALFDRLPSTLKTPAMLASEPLTAPWPDLWIATGRATLPLSTRVKAWSGGETFVVQTQDPRWANDRYDLIVAPAHDGLSGDNVFEITGSPHRITPQRIAEAAPAFADRIAPLPHPRIAVLIGGKSKAFDLTEAHAADLADQIADAVRASGGALMLTFSRRTPDAAKAAMTARLSDLPGWIWDGTGDNPLFGFLHFADHILVTEDSANMAAEAASTGKPVHVLPMISLKAGDKFARLHDDLQSRGAIRPFDGALDGWTYDPLAETDRAARAVLEAMRTR; encoded by the coding sequence GTGACGCCGATTTCGCCTGTCAGCCCCTTGGACATCTGGGTCGTTTCAGACGGCCGCGCCGGCATTGAAAATCAGGCCCTCGGGCTGGCCGAAGCGGTTCAGCGTCTGACCCCCGCGAAAATCACCATCAAGCCCGTGCGCTGGCGCGCCCTATTCGATCGCCTGCCGTCGACCTTGAAAACCCCGGCGATGCTGGCGTCCGAGCCGCTGACCGCCCCCTGGCCCGATCTGTGGATCGCCACGGGTCGTGCGACCCTGCCGCTGTCGACCCGCGTCAAGGCGTGGAGCGGCGGCGAGACCTTCGTCGTCCAGACCCAGGATCCACGCTGGGCGAACGACCGCTACGACCTGATTGTCGCCCCCGCCCATGACGGCCTGTCGGGCGACAATGTCTTTGAGATCACCGGCTCGCCCCACCGCATCACGCCCCAGCGGATCGCCGAGGCCGCGCCCGCCTTCGCCGACCGGATCGCCCCCCTGCCCCATCCGCGCATCGCCGTGCTGATCGGCGGCAAGTCCAAGGCTTTCGACCTGACCGAGGCCCATGCGGCGGACCTGGCCGACCAGATCGCGGACGCCGTGCGAGCATCTGGCGGCGCGCTGATGTTGACTTTCTCACGCCGCACGCCTGATGCGGCGAAGGCCGCCATGACCGCTCGCCTGTCGGACCTGCCGGGCTGGATCTGGGATGGGACAGGCGACAACCCCCTGTTCGGCTTCCTCCATTTCGCCGACCACATCCTGGTCACCGAGGACAGCGCCAATATGGCCGCCGAGGCCGCCTCCACAGGCAAGCCGGTCCACGTCCTGCCGATGATCTCGCTGAAGGCCGGCGACAAGTTCGCTCGCCTGCACGACGACCTGCAGTCGCGCGGCGCGATCCGTCCGTTCGACGGCGCGCTGGACGGATGGACCTACGACCCGCTGGCCGAAACTGACCGCGCCGCGCGCGCCGTCCTGGAAGCGATGCGGACGCGATAG
- the trxB gene encoding thioredoxin-disulfide reductase: MTQARTVRVAIIGSGPAGWTAAIYAARASLNPVVIAGIQPGGQLTITTDVENYPGFADTIQGPWLMEQMQAQALHVGTEVIHDIVVSADLSQRPFRLRLDSGEEMLAETVIISTGAQAKWLGLESEAAYQGFGVSACATCDGFFYRGKEVVVVGGGNTAVEEALFLTNFASKVTVVHRRDEFRAEKILQDRLFAHPKVEVIWNSAIEEIVGVVDGMAKNVTGVRLKNVQDGSTREIPADGVFIAIGHAPSSELFKGQLETNAGGYLRVKPGTASTEIEGVWAAGDVTDDVYRQAVTAAGMGCMAALEVSRFLAEEDHAKAHNPISHAEAEKIGVW; this comes from the coding sequence ATGACCCAAGCTCGTACCGTTCGCGTCGCCATCATCGGCTCCGGCCCCGCCGGCTGGACCGCCGCCATCTACGCCGCCCGCGCCTCGCTGAACCCCGTCGTCATCGCCGGCATCCAGCCCGGCGGCCAGCTGACCATCACCACCGACGTCGAGAACTATCCCGGCTTCGCCGACACCATCCAGGGCCCCTGGCTGATGGAGCAGATGCAGGCCCAGGCCCTGCATGTCGGGACCGAAGTCATCCACGACATCGTGGTCTCCGCCGACCTGTCGCAACGCCCGTTCCGGCTGAGGCTGGACAGCGGCGAAGAGATGCTGGCCGAGACCGTCATCATCTCCACCGGCGCCCAGGCCAAATGGCTGGGGCTGGAGAGCGAGGCCGCCTATCAGGGCTTCGGCGTCTCGGCCTGCGCCACCTGCGACGGCTTCTTCTATCGCGGCAAGGAGGTCGTGGTCGTCGGCGGCGGCAACACCGCCGTCGAAGAGGCGCTGTTCCTGACCAACTTCGCCTCCAAGGTCACGGTCGTTCACCGTCGCGACGAGTTCCGCGCCGAGAAGATCCTCCAGGACCGGCTGTTCGCCCACCCCAAGGTGGAGGTGATCTGGAACTCGGCGATCGAGGAAATCGTCGGCGTCGTGGACGGCATGGCCAAGAACGTCACGGGCGTTCGGCTCAAGAACGTCCAGGACGGCTCGACCCGGGAAATCCCCGCCGACGGCGTCTTCATCGCCATCGGCCACGCCCCGTCGTCGGAACTGTTCAAGGGCCAGCTGGAAACCAACGCCGGCGGCTATCTGCGGGTCAAGCCCGGCACCGCCTCGACCGAGATCGAAGGCGTCTGGGCCGCCGGCGACGTGACCGACGACGTCTATCGCCAGGCCGTCACAGCCGCCGGCATGGGCTGCATGGCCGCCCTGGAAGTCAGCCGCTTCCTCGCCGAAGAGGACCACGCCAAGGCCCACAACCCCATCAGCCACGCCGAGGCGGAGAAGATCGGGGTCTGGTAG
- a CDS encoding PAS domain-containing protein: MTHPDVESPRWDEASRLDALKRYGVLDTPPETSFDDIAKLAARICDAPMAAVSLVDTQRQWFKAEVGLGVSETPRSQSFCAYAMLGEEAMVVTDAERDSRFADNALVTGPPHIRFYAGHPLKTPDGVSLGALCVLDDKPRPEGLTELQTLALKTLADQVMNQLELRRALLDRDTSQRTARLAMEASAYVGAWDWDIVEDKVVADERFARMYGVDPVAAQAGAPIEMFTANVHPDDVERVREEIDRAMSGDGVFLCEYRLIANGVERWVLVRGQTYFDANGDAARLPGIAVDITDRRRIETDLAETARALSESEARFRVLADAMPQMVWSTLPDGFHDYYNARWYEFTGVPLGSTDGEGWNDMFHADDRDRAWSVWRRSLETGEPYEIEYRLRHHSGVYRWTLGRAVAVRDEAGEITRWFGTLTDIDELKRLEQGRELVSQELSHRIKNIFAVVTALVALSARQYPEAKAFSASLRTRIAALARAHEFVRPHTETSKTTIGATTLHSFLSDLFKAYADETGAPRVVIEGDDAVFDDQAATSVALLFHELATNAAKYGALSEKGGLVSLRTARNEDRFVLTWTETGGPPIQNPPARTGFGSSLATLSVQGQLGGRLEREWRPEGLKIIVDLPATALSRRRAAHDLRN; the protein is encoded by the coding sequence TTGACCCACCCTGATGTCGAAAGTCCTAGGTGGGACGAGGCAAGCCGACTGGACGCCCTCAAACGCTATGGTGTTCTGGATACACCCCCGGAAACGTCCTTTGACGACATCGCCAAGCTCGCGGCGCGGATCTGTGACGCGCCCATGGCCGCCGTCAGCTTGGTCGATACGCAGCGTCAGTGGTTCAAGGCCGAGGTCGGCCTTGGCGTCAGTGAAACGCCACGGTCCCAATCCTTCTGCGCCTACGCCATGCTTGGCGAGGAGGCCATGGTGGTGACGGATGCAGAGCGGGATTCCCGTTTCGCAGACAACGCCCTGGTCACCGGCCCGCCGCACATCCGCTTCTACGCCGGCCACCCGCTGAAGACGCCAGACGGCGTATCGCTCGGCGCACTGTGCGTCCTGGACGACAAGCCGAGACCGGAAGGCCTCACCGAACTCCAGACCCTGGCGCTGAAGACCCTTGCCGACCAGGTGATGAACCAGCTGGAGTTGCGTCGCGCCCTGCTGGACCGGGACACCAGCCAGCGCACGGCGCGTCTGGCGATGGAGGCGTCGGCCTATGTCGGGGCCTGGGATTGGGACATCGTCGAGGACAAGGTCGTCGCCGACGAGCGTTTCGCGCGCATGTACGGAGTCGATCCCGTCGCCGCTCAGGCCGGGGCGCCGATCGAGATGTTCACCGCCAATGTCCATCCTGACGATGTTGAGCGTGTGCGAGAAGAGATCGACCGCGCCATGTCCGGCGATGGCGTATTCCTCTGCGAATATCGTCTGATCGCCAACGGCGTCGAGCGTTGGGTCCTGGTGCGCGGCCAGACCTATTTCGACGCCAACGGGGACGCTGCTCGCCTTCCCGGCATCGCGGTGGACATCACTGACCGCCGACGGATCGAGACGGATCTGGCCGAGACGGCGCGGGCCCTGAGCGAGAGCGAGGCGCGGTTCCGCGTTCTCGCCGACGCCATGCCGCAGATGGTCTGGTCGACGCTGCCTGACGGCTTCCACGACTATTACAATGCACGCTGGTACGAGTTCACCGGCGTGCCGCTCGGCTCCACGGACGGAGAGGGGTGGAACGACATGTTCCACGCCGATGATCGCGACCGCGCCTGGAGCGTCTGGCGTCGCTCGCTGGAGACCGGCGAACCCTATGAGATCGAGTACCGCCTGAGACACCACAGCGGGGTCTATCGTTGGACTCTGGGCCGCGCGGTCGCGGTGCGCGACGAAGCCGGCGAGATCACCCGTTGGTTCGGCACGCTGACCGATATTGACGAGCTGAAGCGGCTTGAGCAGGGGCGCGAGCTGGTCAGCCAGGAGCTGAGCCACCGGATCAAGAACATCTTTGCGGTGGTCACGGCACTGGTCGCCCTGTCGGCGCGCCAGTATCCCGAAGCCAAGGCCTTCTCCGCCTCGCTGCGCACCCGGATCGCCGCCCTGGCGCGCGCGCACGAGTTCGTGCGTCCCCATACGGAGACGTCGAAGACCACGATCGGCGCGACCACGCTGCATTCCTTCCTGTCGGACCTGTTCAAGGCCTACGCGGACGAGACCGGCGCGCCGCGTGTCGTGATCGAGGGAGACGATGCGGTCTTCGACGATCAGGCGGCGACCTCCGTGGCTCTCCTCTTCCACGAACTGGCCACCAATGCGGCCAAGTACGGGGCCCTGTCCGAAAAGGGCGGGCTGGTCTCGCTGAGGACCGCCCGGAATGAAGATCGATTCGTGCTGACCTGGACCGAGACCGGAGGCCCGCCGATCCAAAATCCACCGGCGCGGACCGGCTTCGGTTCATCCCTCGCCACCCTTTCCGTGCAGGGACAATTGGGTGGACGGCTGGAACGCGAATGGCGTCCGGAAGGTTTGAAAATCATCGTCGATCTTCCGGCGACGGCGCTTTCACGCCGACGAGCCGCCCATGATCTTAGAAATTAG
- a CDS encoding glutathione S-transferase family protein: MIKVHHLNDSRSQRVLWLLEELGLDYEVVRYERNAGNRLAPPELLAIHPLGKSPVIEDGAVKVAETGAIVEYLLDTYGEGRLRPAAGTEDGRRFTYWLHYAEGSAMPPLLLKLVFSMLPRRAPALLKPIVNGVANKAITSFVDPQLRTHVGFWEDELGRSEWFAGDQFTAADIMMSFPVEAGADRAFNAETKPRLKAFLNRIHARPAYQRALERGGPYSYA; encoded by the coding sequence ATGATCAAAGTCCACCATCTGAACGACAGCCGCTCGCAACGCGTCCTGTGGCTGCTCGAAGAGTTGGGCCTGGACTATGAGGTCGTGCGCTATGAACGAAACGCTGGCAATCGGCTGGCGCCACCCGAACTGCTGGCGATCCACCCGCTGGGCAAGTCGCCGGTCATCGAAGACGGCGCGGTCAAGGTCGCAGAGACCGGGGCCATCGTCGAATATTTGCTCGATACCTACGGCGAAGGTCGCCTGCGTCCGGCGGCGGGAACCGAGGACGGCCGTCGGTTCACCTATTGGCTGCACTATGCTGAAGGGTCGGCCATGCCCCCTTTGCTGCTGAAGCTGGTCTTCAGCATGCTGCCGCGCCGTGCGCCGGCCCTGCTGAAGCCCATCGTCAATGGCGTCGCCAACAAGGCGATCACCAGTTTCGTCGATCCGCAGCTACGCACCCATGTCGGCTTCTGGGAGGACGAACTGGGCCGCTCGGAATGGTTCGCGGGCGATCAGTTCACCGCCGCCGACATCATGATGAGCTTTCCAGTCGAGGCCGGCGCCGACCGCGCGTTCAATGCCGAGACCAAACCTCGTCTGAAGGCTTTCTTGAACCGCATCCACGCACGGCCTGCCTATCAACGCGCGCTCGAGCGCGGCGGTCCCTACAGCTACGCGTGA
- a CDS encoding VOC family protein: MTDAAETRSPLVSHVSVGVTDLARAGVFYDAVFAALGVNRVMEHPMGLAYGRAFPEFWASAPQNHQPATPGNGAHVCFAAPHRDAVDLFHARGLAAGGDDAGTPGFRPEYAPGYYAAFLRDPDGNKIEVMTWVKADANGS; encoded by the coding sequence ATGACCGACGCCGCCGAAACACGCTCGCCCCTGGTGTCGCATGTTTCGGTGGGCGTCACCGACCTCGCCAGAGCGGGCGTTTTCTACGACGCAGTTTTCGCCGCTTTGGGCGTCAACCGGGTCATGGAACATCCTATGGGGCTGGCCTATGGCCGCGCCTTTCCGGAGTTCTGGGCGTCCGCACCCCAGAACCATCAACCGGCAACACCCGGCAACGGCGCTCACGTCTGCTTCGCCGCGCCGCACCGGGATGCGGTGGACCTCTTTCACGCAAGAGGTCTCGCGGCAGGGGGTGATGACGCCGGCACGCCGGGCTTTCGCCCGGAATACGCGCCCGGCTATTACGCCGCGTTCTTGCGCGATCCCGACGGCAACAAGATCGAGGTCATGACCTGGGTCAAGGCCGACGCGAACGGGTCGTGA